Proteins encoded in a region of the Deltaproteobacteria bacterium genome:
- a CDS encoding diguanylate cyclase: MESKEEEKEIQILVVDEDENMRAFFSKIGNDLGYRMTESTSVERALEFIDSGACHLIISDIRFEKMDGLAILEHVKNKAPHIEVIIATVPDSLESAISAIRAGAYDFIMKPVEDFRLVIKVLDRAAEKVRLVMDNMALSEMLKSSSEKLEDTAKLLDEAELRDSLTGLYNHRHFQEVLAKETARSFRYSEFFSLLLIDIDKFGEFNNFYGHATGDEVLRVMSDMLSEGKRACDIIARYGGQEFVILLPETPKEGARHLAERYRNRIAEYAFPAASQLQAGEITVSIGVSTFPEDGDSKETLIEEVAQLVQEAKRQGRNRTCVAGEEPRMKEGS, from the coding sequence ATGGAAAGTAAAGAAGAGGAAAAAGAGATCCAAATACTCGTTGTCGATGAAGATGAAAATATGAGGGCCTTCTTTTCAAAAATAGGGAATGATCTCGGTTACAGGATGACGGAATCAACATCGGTAGAGAGGGCGCTGGAGTTTATCGATTCAGGAGCCTGTCACCTCATCATCTCGGACATCCGCTTTGAAAAGATGGATGGTCTGGCCATACTGGAACATGTCAAAAATAAAGCACCCCATATTGAAGTCATCATAGCTACCGTTCCCGATTCTCTCGAATCGGCTATCTCGGCCATACGGGCGGGCGCCTATGACTTCATCATGAAGCCCGTGGAAGATTTTCGGCTCGTCATAAAAGTGCTTGACCGCGCCGCCGAAAAGGTTCGTCTCGTAATGGACAACATGGCTTTGTCGGAGATGCTTAAATCAAGCAGCGAAAAACTCGAGGATACGGCAAAGCTTCTCGACGAAGCGGAATTGCGGGACAGCCTGACGGGCCTCTACAACCACCGGCACTTCCAGGAAGTGCTGGCCAAGGAAACGGCACGTTCCTTCAGGTACAGCGAATTTTTTTCTCTCCTCCTCATCGATATCGACAAGTTCGGAGAATTCAACAATTTTTACGGCCATGCAACGGGAGATGAAGTGCTTCGTGTAATGTCCGACATGCTCTCCGAGGGAAAGAGAGCTTGCGATATCATAGCCCGTTACGGCGGCCAGGAATTTGTTATTCTTCTCCCCGAAACACCGAAAGAGGGCGCCAGGCATCTTGCAGAAAGATACCGCAACCGGATTGCCGAATATGCCTTTCCGGCAGCGAGCCAACTGCAAGCGGGAGAGATTACAGTAAGTATCGGCGTATCCACCTTCCCCGAAGATGGCGACAGCAAGGAGACCCTCATCGAAGAGGTCGCCCAATTGGTACAGGAGGCCAAGCGTCAGGGCCGCAACCGGACCTGCGTGGCGGGAGAAGAACCGAGAATGAAGGAAGGAAGCTGA
- a CDS encoding ATP-binding protein, translated as MQKRLYFPIHLKILASLLLVVTLVVGIITFTMARLFHDDKTGYIRDLATIIAVHTAEGSSHLLKEYEKQLRVFADLIYRRDISLSRKEELIKKYFENFDEIFAVTAIDESGGKNRQTSIYEAETLRKAGLKKQDINAYRLKHPLPLDEIRSGAFHIENGTLSKRLPLFRLAFSLPPEKKGGKERVITGLIKAESLFHLTRRTAAFDLFIIDRKGTILAHSDTEKVVKHTVAAWLPDLEGLFTHKRGGTGLEYDKEGDLTVGAFAPLGLGNLLSGVEISKSAAYLTARELLADLMLISFALLITAVFISFFGARKITRPLEILSRAAEAVGQGDFDVRVDIRSRDEIGTLSYSFNQMTSELDSREVALGKANEALVQSEKMSAFGQLSAGIAHEVKNPLAGILGYAQFSKEEAPQGSTLYENLCIIEKETKRCKSIIDNLMKFARQEKMEKAPLSVNLVVEETIRIIDHQLTIHRIKIESELAHGLPKISGNANQLQQVLMNLLINAQQAMKDEPGKVSISTRLKGPDTIEIIVEDTGPGITEEVQARIFDPFFTTKTAGRGTGLGLSVSYGIIKDHEGTIRVESPPGQGTTFILTLPAIKSETSPKNNEAVQEA; from the coding sequence ATGCAAAAGAGGCTCTATTTCCCCATACACCTTAAGATACTCGCTTCACTCCTCCTTGTGGTTACCCTTGTCGTCGGCATTATTACTTTTACCATGGCCAGGCTTTTCCATGACGATAAGACGGGTTACATAAGAGACCTCGCTACGATCATTGCCGTTCATACAGCGGAAGGATCATCCCATCTTCTCAAGGAATATGAAAAACAGTTAAGGGTTTTTGCCGACCTTATCTACAGACGGGATATATCATTAAGCAGGAAAGAGGAACTGATAAAAAAGTATTTTGAAAATTTCGATGAGATTTTTGCCGTTACTGCCATTGATGAGTCAGGCGGCAAAAATCGGCAGACAAGCATTTATGAAGCGGAAACGCTGCGCAAGGCCGGTCTCAAAAAACAAGACATTAATGCCTACCGGCTAAAACACCCCCTTCCACTCGACGAAATACGTTCCGGGGCCTTTCATATAGAAAACGGTACACTCTCAAAAAGGCTTCCCCTTTTCCGTCTTGCCTTCTCCCTGCCTCCTGAAAAAAAAGGGGGCAAAGAAAGGGTCATAACGGGACTCATCAAAGCGGAATCCCTCTTTCACCTGACCCGCAGAACGGCTGCATTCGATTTATTTATTATCGACAGAAAGGGAACTATCCTGGCGCACAGCGATACTGAAAAGGTCGTCAAACATACCGTCGCAGCATGGCTGCCAGATCTGGAGGGTCTCTTTACCCATAAGAGAGGAGGAACGGGGCTCGAATATGATAAGGAAGGAGACCTGACGGTAGGGGCCTTTGCGCCGCTCGGATTGGGGAACCTCCTTTCAGGCGTCGAAATATCGAAATCTGCCGCCTACCTTACAGCCCGGGAACTCCTTGCCGACCTGATGCTAATATCCTTCGCACTCCTTATTACCGCCGTATTTATCAGCTTTTTCGGCGCGCGGAAGATTACCAGACCCCTTGAAATACTCTCCCGGGCAGCCGAAGCAGTCGGGCAAGGCGACTTCGACGTTCGCGTCGACATAAGGTCGAGAGACGAGATCGGCACCCTTTCCTATTCATTTAATCAAATGACTTCTGAACTTGATAGCAGGGAAGTGGCGCTGGGAAAGGCGAACGAAGCGCTCGTTCAATCGGAAAAAATGTCCGCCTTCGGACAGCTGAGCGCAGGCATCGCCCATGAGGTGAAAAACCCGCTGGCCGGTATTCTCGGTTATGCACAGTTTTCCAAGGAGGAGGCTCCACAGGGGAGCACTCTTTATGAAAACCTCTGCATTATCGAAAAAGAAACAAAGCGCTGCAAATCAATCATTGATAACCTGATGAAGTTTGCCAGACAGGAAAAGATGGAAAAAGCCCCCTTATCGGTCAATCTCGTAGTGGAAGAGACCATCAGGATCATAGACCACCAGCTGACCATCCACAGGATAAAAATCGAAAGTGAACTTGCCCATGGCCTGCCCAAAATATCGGGAAACGCAAACCAGCTTCAGCAAGTGCTCATGAACCTGCTTATTAATGCCCAGCAGGCAATGAAAGATGAGCCGGGGAAGGTCAGCATCTCAACGCGCCTAAAGGGACCCGACACCATCGAGATCATCGTGGAAGATACAGGCCCGGGAATAACGGAAGAGGTGCAGGCCAGGATTTTCGATCCCTTCTTTACAACCAAAACGGCAGGGCGCGGTACGGGCCTCGGCCTTTCCGTCAGTTACGGTATCATTAAAGACCATGAAGGAACGATCCGGGTAGAGAGCCCCCCCGGCCAGGGGACAACATTCATCCTTACCCTGCCGGCTATTAAGAGCGAAACATCGCCAAAAAACAATGAGGCCGTTCAGGAGGCCTGA
- a CDS encoding FecR domain-containing protein: MTDERIDRTGKNFLEIITALILVFLFFGILLVIMNRVFPVGGGLGLLLAGKEQNEEEMEASTEEEESLSGGTQPLHATLAKIYRTVKNKKANHIAWQEASEGLLLFDRDAVQTFKRSSAEVAFDENSRLFLGENSLIIISLFEEDPALKEKRSFLVMVDGEMRGRVRSSGGVPVQMEIAAPGGKIRVAATAPGGGETDFRLKINADKSSTLSVLKGEVEMMAGEATIALKKNETALLGPGEGMGKVRPLPEKPRILSPMKGKAFYFRDLPPKVNFSWRTEKGGKTRFMLARDPHFRDILVDERISEKHFTHGNLRKGLYYWKASRLEGNYESDFSRAESFHIIRDNKAPSLEVHFPKEIIQEKSLALEGTTEPGITIYSGEEKIRAGSDGRFTLMLDLREGVNVIVVEAVDKAGNSTYRSKTVNVKL, encoded by the coding sequence ATGACGGACGAGAGGATAGATCGTACAGGCAAAAACTTTCTTGAGATCATAACGGCCCTCATACTGGTATTCCTTTTTTTTGGGATTTTGCTTGTCATTATGAACCGGGTTTTCCCTGTTGGCGGAGGACTCGGTCTCCTGCTGGCGGGGAAAGAGCAAAATGAAGAGGAAATGGAAGCATCAACAGAAGAAGAGGAGAGCCTTTCCGGGGGAACTCAACCCCTTCACGCAACTCTGGCAAAGATCTATCGTACGGTGAAGAACAAAAAAGCAAACCATATCGCCTGGCAGGAAGCAAGCGAAGGGCTGTTGCTTTTTGACCGGGATGCCGTCCAGACCTTCAAGCGATCTTCAGCTGAAGTGGCCTTCGATGAAAATAGCCGGCTCTTTCTTGGCGAAAACTCTCTTATCATCATCAGTCTTTTCGAAGAAGACCCGGCACTGAAAGAAAAACGGTCCTTTCTCGTTATGGTGGATGGTGAAATGAGAGGGAGGGTACGTTCCTCCGGGGGAGTGCCCGTGCAGATGGAGATTGCGGCGCCGGGGGGGAAGATCAGGGTGGCGGCAACCGCCCCCGGCGGCGGTGAAACTGATTTCAGGCTAAAGATAAATGCCGACAAGTCATCTACCCTTTCCGTCCTGAAGGGGGAAGTAGAAATGATGGCAGGAGAAGCGACCATTGCCTTGAAAAAAAACGAAACGGCTCTCCTCGGTCCGGGAGAAGGGATGGGAAAGGTGAGGCCCCTTCCTGAAAAACCGAGAATCCTCTCCCCTATGAAAGGAAAAGCCTTTTATTTCCGGGACCTTCCCCCCAAAGTCAACTTTTCATGGCGAACGGAAAAGGGAGGAAAAACGCGCTTTATGCTGGCCCGTGACCCCCATTTCAGGGATATTCTCGTTGATGAGCGGATCTCGGAAAAACATTTTACCCATGGCAATCTTCGTAAGGGCCTTTATTACTGGAAGGCAAGCCGGCTCGAAGGAAACTACGAGAGTGATTTCAGCCGGGCGGAATCCTTTCACATAATCCGGGATAATAAGGCGCCCTCCCTTGAGGTCCACTTTCCAAAGGAAATCATTCAGGAAAAAAGCCTGGCACTGGAAGGAACGACGGAACCTGGAATCACCATCTATTCAGGCGAAGAAAAGATCAGGGCCGGCAGTGACGGGCGGTTCACCCTAATGCTTGATCTCAGGGAAGGGGTTAACGTCATCGTTGTCGAAGCCGTCGATAAGGCAGGGAATTCAACTTACCGTTCCAAAACGGTGAACGTAAAGCTGTAG
- a CDS encoding diguanylate cyclase, with protein MGEIAHILVVDDEESLTGIISQVLNNYGYLVDTAASAEEALSLFEKNTYHLVISDIRMPGMSGLELLKEIKRRDPNTQVVIMTSYASMETAIEALRNGAYDYVVKPFEDIHVIRNIAKHALEKISLELEKKALIQDLKGTNEELKRMNDALKELALKDGLTGLYNHRSFQETLRHEMERARRYHHLLSIILLDIDHFKLYNDTYGHPEGDTLLKAFGKLISSHVRGADFVARYGGEEFVILLPEMGKEEAQKAAEKIRKYIEEHPFPNRQVTVSIGVAAYPEDGDDSGLLVNEADKALYEAKRNGRNRVWLAPGAKHKAQ; from the coding sequence GTGGGGGAAATTGCGCACATTCTCGTCGTCGATGACGAAGAGAGCCTTACAGGTATCATTTCCCAGGTTCTCAATAATTATGGCTACCTTGTAGATACGGCGGCAAGCGCTGAAGAAGCCTTATCTCTTTTCGAAAAAAATACCTATCACCTGGTCATCTCAGATATCCGCATGCCCGGCATGAGCGGCCTTGAACTTCTAAAAGAAATCAAAAGGCGCGACCCAAATACACAGGTGGTAATCATGACCAGCTACGCCTCCATGGAGACGGCCATCGAAGCCCTTAGAAACGGCGCTTACGACTACGTTGTCAAACCCTTCGAAGATATCCACGTAATCCGCAATATTGCCAAACACGCTCTGGAGAAAATATCCCTGGAACTGGAAAAAAAGGCGCTTATTCAAGATCTCAAGGGAACAAACGAGGAACTGAAACGTATGAATGACGCCCTGAAAGAGCTTGCCCTCAAAGATGGTCTCACGGGCCTTTACAATCACCGCTCTTTCCAGGAAACACTCCGCCATGAAATGGAACGTGCGAGACGATACCATCACCTCCTGTCCATTATTCTCCTGGATATCGATCACTTCAAGCTATATAACGATACCTACGGACACCCCGAGGGGGACACCCTGCTGAAAGCCTTTGGCAAACTTATTTCAAGCCATGTGCGGGGCGCCGACTTCGTGGCCCGTTACGGAGGGGAAGAGTTTGTCATTCTCCTGCCGGAAATGGGTAAGGAAGAAGCGCAAAAGGCGGCGGAAAAGATACGCAAGTATATTGAGGAGCACCCCTTCCCGAACAGACAGGTAACAGTAAGCATAGGGGTCGCCGCTTATCCAGAGGATGGCGATGATAGCGGTCTCCTCGTTAATGAAGCCGACAAGGCGCTCTATGAGGCCAAACGTAACGGCCGGAACAGGGTCTGGCTTGCGCCGGGAGCAAAACATAAGGCGCAATAA
- a CDS encoding SIR2 family protein, whose amino-acid sequence MKYRVIILGAGFSKPAGLPLAYELWDIILKRAKHLWGRADKLNDDIESYIAFRRDCDGIELTREGIDFEEFLGFLDIEHYLGLRGSDTWSNDGNEGQVVIKTLIGEILSSYMSQLDSIPELYLEFARRLQPQDYILTFNYDVLLERALDAVGKKYRLFPTRYSSVSRFSGTVDNNNEEVTILKMHGSIDWFDKSRFIDNIKFREKEGLSTLPSDPVFNGVEDWGITQIVDGPRHKGDPLLNIHKVSRIEDLYKQNLMFMATPWILTPSTNKILYASTVEEFWRGLGRAGGSNFGMSIIGYSLPDHDSYARQTMYSLSSNYQTAYWDKEISGMKKHPLVLVDYKSTKRGINEFLNNYRFLDKQKTELHMDGFNITAIEKIFK is encoded by the coding sequence TTGAAGTATAGAGTAATAATACTGGGGGCTGGATTCTCAAAACCTGCCGGTCTTCCATTAGCTTACGAACTTTGGGATATAATACTTAAACGTGCAAAACATCTCTGGGGACGTGCAGATAAGCTAAACGATGATATTGAGTCATATATTGCATTTCGTAGAGATTGTGATGGTATCGAACTTACCCGCGAGGGCATAGATTTCGAAGAGTTTTTAGGGTTTCTTGATATTGAACATTATCTTGGATTAAGAGGGTCGGATACATGGAGTAATGACGGAAATGAAGGTCAAGTAGTAATTAAGACACTCATTGGAGAAATACTATCAAGTTATATGTCACAATTGGATTCAATTCCTGAATTATATTTAGAATTTGCTAGGCGCCTTCAACCACAGGATTATATTCTCACATTTAACTATGATGTTTTGCTTGAGCGTGCTCTTGATGCAGTTGGTAAAAAATATAGGCTTTTCCCTACGCGATACAGTTCAGTCTCTCGTTTTTCTGGAACTGTAGATAATAATAATGAAGAAGTAACGATACTTAAGATGCATGGGTCTATCGATTGGTTTGACAAGAGTAGATTTATTGATAATATTAAATTCCGAGAAAAGGAAGGATTGTCAACCTTACCAAGCGATCCCGTTTTTAACGGTGTTGAGGACTGGGGGATCACTCAAATAGTTGATGGGCCAAGGCACAAAGGTGACCCATTACTGAACATACACAAGGTTTCTCGCATTGAAGACCTTTATAAACAAAATCTTATGTTTATGGCAACACCTTGGATATTGACACCTTCTACTAATAAAATTCTTTATGCGAGCACAGTAGAAGAATTTTGGAGAGGACTTGGTAGAGCTGGTGGTTCTAACTTTGGAATGTCCATAATTGGATATTCACTTCCTGACCATGATAGTTATGCACGTCAAACTATGTACAGTCTATCAAGTAATTATCAAACGGCCTACTGGGATAAAGAAATCTCAGGGATGAAAAAGCATCCTTTAGTTCTAGTTGACTATAAATCAACAAAAAGAGGCATAAATGAATTTCTTAACAACTACAGATTTCTTGATAAACAAAAAACAGAGTTACATATGGATGGTTTTAATATAACAGCAATTGAGAAGATATTTAAATAA